A genomic stretch from Bradyrhizobium sp. 195 includes:
- a CDS encoding DUF1488 family protein produces MTLTSGRFVGHEQDRGIVQFSMQDGAREIACAISTSAMDDLERGPRARPSEREEQFMRLRERIEACAGRKYQATEFEGTPPGIVLRSIDFRG; encoded by the coding sequence ATGACGCTCACCAGCGGCCGCTTTGTCGGCCACGAACAGGATCGGGGGATCGTCCAGTTCTCGATGCAGGACGGCGCGAGGGAGATCGCCTGCGCGATCTCGACGTCCGCGATGGACGACCTCGAACGCGGCCCGCGCGCCAGGCCGAGCGAGCGCGAAGAGCAGTTCATGCGCCTGCGCGAGCGCATCGAAGCCTGCGCGGGACGCAAGTATCAGGCTACTGAGTTCGAGGGCACCCCGCCGGGTATCGTGCTCAGGAGCATTGATTTTCGGGGGTAG
- a CDS encoding DUF2235 domain-containing protein: protein MEPAHTADRKPEPKNLVICCDGTGNEISENISNVLKLYRCLRKTEKTHPRQMVFYDPGVGTVTEPTTWHRLKANVNLVLGLATGYGLDDNVLSAYCFLIQHYAPGDKIYLFGFSRGAYTVRVLAGLIHKVGLIRPEQANLAGSGLVAYKQYSGTGRGNDIEDLKDVAFDESGPLPKDEFDLAAQFARITSTRWPTIHFIGVWDSVASVIVPRRDNFLFLFSLEELAFTLRNPSVKIFRQAIAIDEQRCMFRLKQYREPQEFWSNRYVPDEKKVPQDILQVWFAGVHSDVGGGYPEAESGDSKYPLLWMIAEAEKAGLNFNPATVKQLAWGVQRKNSPFQYVAPAYTGKTGMLHNSMTAGWRLLEYLPKSAKYKEWPERKVFLGFYIPDCEPRLIPEGAHVHESVLKRMAVEPDYRPVNMPKEYVTVPMPVGPHVGAEAEAEEIVTG, encoded by the coding sequence ATGGAGCCCGCGCATACAGCCGACCGCAAGCCCGAGCCGAAAAACCTCGTCATCTGCTGTGACGGCACTGGCAACGAGATCTCGGAGAACATCTCCAACGTCCTGAAGCTCTATCGCTGCCTGCGCAAAACAGAAAAGACGCACCCGCGGCAGATGGTGTTTTACGATCCCGGGGTCGGGACGGTGACGGAGCCGACGACGTGGCACCGGCTCAAGGCCAACGTCAATCTGGTGCTGGGGCTCGCCACCGGCTACGGGCTCGATGACAATGTGCTCTCGGCCTATTGCTTCCTGATTCAGCACTACGCGCCCGGCGACAAGATCTACCTGTTCGGTTTTTCGCGCGGGGCTTACACGGTTCGCGTGCTGGCGGGGCTGATCCACAAGGTGGGACTGATCAGGCCGGAGCAGGCGAACCTCGCCGGCAGCGGCCTCGTCGCCTACAAGCAATATTCCGGCACCGGGCGCGGCAACGACATCGAGGACCTCAAGGACGTCGCCTTCGACGAGAGCGGGCCGCTGCCGAAGGACGAATTCGATCTCGCCGCCCAGTTCGCGCGCATCACCTCGACGCGCTGGCCGACCATCCACTTCATCGGCGTGTGGGACAGTGTGGCGAGCGTGATCGTGCCGCGGCGCGACAATTTTCTCTTCCTGTTCAGCCTGGAGGAGCTCGCCTTCACGCTCCGCAACCCCAGCGTCAAGATATTCCGGCAGGCGATCGCGATCGACGAGCAGCGCTGCATGTTCCGCCTGAAGCAATACCGGGAGCCGCAGGAGTTCTGGAGCAACCGCTACGTCCCCGACGAGAAGAAGGTGCCGCAGGACATTCTGCAGGTGTGGTTCGCCGGCGTGCACAGCGACGTCGGCGGCGGCTATCCGGAGGCGGAGAGCGGGGACTCCAAATATCCGCTGCTCTGGATGATCGCGGAGGCGGAGAAGGCGGGGCTGAACTTCAACCCGGCGACCGTGAAGCAGCTCGCCTGGGGCGTCCAGCGCAAGAACTCGCCGTTCCAATATGTCGCGCCGGCTTACACGGGCAAAACGGGGATGCTGCACAATTCGATGACGGCGGGCTGGCGGCTGCTGGAATATCTGCCGAAGAGCGCCAAGTACAAGGAATGGCCGGAGCGCAAGGTGTTTCTCGGCTTCTACATCCCCGATTGCGAGCCGCGCCTGATCCCCGAAGGCGCGCATGTGCATGAGAGCGTGTTGAAGCGCATGGCGGTGGAGCCGGATTACCGGCCGGTGAACATGCCGAAGGAGTATGTGACGGTGCCGATGCCGGTGGGGCCGCATGTCGGCGCCGAGGCTGAGGCGGAGGAGATCGTGACGGGGTGA
- a CDS encoding PilZ domain-containing protein, which produces MYPRKYARVKPAGLVSRQAKIITDARAPVITCTLIDYSPGGACVDLGGQVNIPDRFELLHVNTRKRCRIAWKRGTRVGVVF; this is translated from the coding sequence ATGTATCCGCGCAAATATGCCCGCGTGAAACCGGCGGGGCTGGTGTCCCGCCAGGCCAAGATCATCACTGACGCGCGCGCGCCCGTCATCACCTGCACGCTGATCGACTATTCGCCCGGCGGCGCCTGCGTCGATCTCGGCGGCCAGGTGAACATTCCCGATCGCTTCGAGCTGTTGCACGTCAACACCAGGAAGCGCTGCCGCATCGCCTGGAAGCGCGGCACGCGCGTGGGCGTGGTGTTTTGA
- a CDS encoding NADH:flavin oxidoreductase/NADH oxidase — MSVLFSPIELRGLTLPNRLVVSPMCQYSADDGVATDWHFTHINNLSLSGAAMFCIEATHVEAIGRITPGCLGLYSDACEAALKQVLTSVRKHSSTAIAMQLAHAGRKASSARPWDGGQLIPVEQGGWQTVAPSAVPHKEGEAAPLALDSAGLKRIREAFVDSAKRADRLGIDAIELHGAHGYLMHQFLSPISNRRTDEYGGSLENRMRFPLEIFDAVRAVFPHDKPVGMRVSSTDWVEGGWDLAQTIEFARALKARGVDWIDASSGGVSPLQKIPLGPGYQVQFAEAIKRETGLPTMAVGLITEAKQAEEIVASGKADMVALARGMLYDPRWAWHAAAELGGEVEAPPQYWRSQPSTQKALFGKTTFGAR, encoded by the coding sequence ATGTCCGTCCTGTTTTCCCCGATCGAGCTGCGCGGCCTGACGCTACCGAACCGCCTCGTGGTGTCGCCGATGTGCCAGTATTCGGCCGACGACGGCGTCGCCACCGATTGGCACTTCACCCACATCAACAATCTCAGCCTGTCGGGCGCGGCGATGTTCTGCATCGAGGCGACCCATGTCGAGGCGATCGGCCGCATCACGCCGGGCTGTCTCGGGCTCTACAGCGATGCCTGCGAGGCCGCGCTGAAGCAGGTCCTCACTTCGGTCCGCAAGCATTCCTCGACCGCGATCGCGATGCAGCTTGCCCATGCCGGCCGCAAAGCCTCCAGCGCGCGGCCCTGGGACGGAGGCCAGCTGATTCCGGTGGAGCAGGGCGGCTGGCAGACGGTGGCGCCAAGCGCGGTGCCGCACAAGGAGGGCGAGGCCGCCCCGCTCGCGCTCGATAGCGCGGGCCTGAAGCGCATTCGCGAGGCCTTCGTCGACAGCGCAAAGCGCGCGGATCGACTCGGCATTGACGCCATCGAGCTGCACGGCGCGCACGGTTATCTCATGCATCAGTTCCTCTCGCCGATCTCCAACCGGCGCACCGACGAATATGGCGGGAGCCTAGAGAACCGCATGCGCTTCCCGCTCGAGATCTTTGATGCCGTGCGCGCCGTCTTCCCGCACGACAAGCCCGTGGGCATGCGGGTGTCGTCGACCGATTGGGTCGAGGGCGGTTGGGATCTGGCGCAGACGATCGAATTCGCCAGGGCATTGAAGGCGCGCGGCGTTGACTGGATCGATGCCTCCTCCGGCGGCGTCTCGCCGCTGCAGAAGATTCCGCTCGGCCCCGGCTATCAGGTGCAATTTGCGGAGGCCATCAAGCGCGAGACCGGATTGCCGACGATGGCGGTCGGCCTGATCACGGAGGCCAAACAGGCGGAAGAGATCGTCGCAAGCGGCAAGGCCGACATGGTCGCGCTCGCCCGCGGCATGCTCTACGACCCGCGCTGGGCCTGGCACGCCGCCGCCGAGCTCGGCGGCGAGGTCGAAGCACCACCGCAATATTGGCGCTCGCAGCCCTCGACGCAGAAGGCGCTGTTCGGCAAGACCACGTTCGGCGCGCGGTGA
- a CDS encoding esterase-like activity of phytase family protein: MSTHQSRRSLLQYAAAGFSTLATSRFAQAQATAEPPPRALQVERAVSEPVSIEVNARAIPNFEPRDRTRTRFGSLEYRSGLVLTSPYRGFGGLSGIRLDAKGERFLAVSDQGGWFTGRIRYANGKMAGLDDVEAAPLLGAEGRPITEKRLWWDSESIARDGNFVYVGLERVNQILRYDFSKGGTAARGEVMPVPVGVRKLPSNKGLEALVVVPKGKDQNMPLAGTLIAFSERGLDADGNLTAFLIGGPSPGQFSVRRIEKYDISDAVLLPSGELLILERKFSWFTGVNIRIRSIPLKAIAPGALVDGPELFVADLGHEIDNMEGIDAHVTAEGETVLTLVSDDNFSMLQRTLLLQFTLAE; the protein is encoded by the coding sequence GTGAGCACGCATCAATCCCGCCGCAGCTTGCTTCAGTACGCTGCGGCGGGATTTTCCACTCTCGCAACATCTCGCTTCGCGCAGGCGCAAGCCACGGCCGAGCCGCCGCCGCGCGCGCTTCAGGTCGAGCGCGCCGTCTCCGAGCCTGTCAGCATCGAGGTCAATGCGCGCGCCATTCCCAATTTCGAGCCGCGCGACCGCACGCGCACGCGGTTCGGCTCGCTGGAGTACCGCAGCGGCCTGGTGCTAACGTCGCCCTATCGCGGCTTTGGCGGATTGTCCGGCATCCGGCTGGATGCCAAGGGCGAGCGCTTCCTCGCTGTCTCCGACCAGGGCGGCTGGTTCACCGGTCGCATCCGCTACGCCAATGGCAAGATGGCCGGCCTCGACGACGTCGAGGCGGCGCCGCTGTTAGGTGCGGAGGGGCGGCCGATCACGGAAAAGCGGCTGTGGTGGGATTCGGAATCGATCGCGCGTGACGGCAATTTCGTCTATGTCGGGCTCGAGCGCGTCAACCAGATCCTGCGCTATGATTTTTCGAAGGGCGGCACGGCCGCGCGCGGCGAGGTGATGCCGGTGCCAGTGGGCGTGCGCAAGCTGCCCTCCAACAAGGGGTTGGAGGCGCTGGTCGTAGTTCCCAAAGGCAAAGACCAAAACATGCCGCTCGCGGGCACCCTGATCGCCTTCTCCGAGCGCGGGCTGGATGCCGACGGCAACCTCACGGCCTTCCTGATCGGTGGCCCGTCGCCGGGCCAGTTCAGCGTGCGCCGCATCGAGAAATACGACATCAGCGACGCCGTGCTGTTGCCCTCCGGCGAGCTCCTGATCCTCGAGCGCAAATTTTCCTGGTTCACCGGCGTCAACATCCGCATCCGCTCGATCCCCCTGAAGGCAATCGCGCCGGGCGCGCTGGTCGACGGCCCCGAGCTGTTCGTCGCCGATCTCGGCCACGAGATCGACAACATGGAAGGCATCGACGCCCACGTCACGGCCGAGGGCGAGACCGTGCTGACGCTGGTGTCGGACGACAATTTCTCGATGCTGCAGCGGACCTTGCTGCTGCAGTTCACGCTGGCGGAGTAG
- the cobT gene encoding cobaltochelatase subunit CobT, with protein sequence MSTSSSNSKFRNTKEAPTEPFKRSVASCLKAIAKTPELDVSFAAERPGLAPGKARLPEPARKMTKRDAAIVRGHADSIALKIACHDAKLHRKLMPGNPQARGVFEAVEQARVEAIGARRMAGVAKNLTAMLDDHFHRGKFDEITDRADAPLADALAMLVRERLTGMAPPTAAKKMVDLWRPILEDKIGKRLDRLDNLVEDQTRFGDAVHDLLTALELGDERSADSEDDEDNDENQDGDNDQSGAEGSPDSDAAQEMSADQAQATSEEMSESAMESAQASTSDTFDDGELGDDETPGEATRPNSHGKNEPRGPEYHAFAPKFDEIIAAEDLCDHDELERLRAYLDKQLAHLQGIVARLANRLQRRLMAQQNRAWEFDLEEGILDPARLSRVVTDPYHPLSFMHEKEATFRDTVVTLLLDNSGSMRGRPITVAATCADILARTLERCGVKVEILGFTTRAWKGGQSREAWLAAGKPANPGRLNDLRHIIYKSADAPWRRARKNLGLMMREGLLKENIDGEALDWAHKRLLGRPEQRKILMMISDGAPVDDSTLSVNPGNYLERHLRHIIEEIETRSPVELIAIGIGHDVTRYYRRAVTIVDAEELGGAITEKLAELFSETNTAPTQPAGRPRRKLHS encoded by the coding sequence ATGAGCACATCATCATCCAATTCCAAATTCCGTAACACCAAGGAAGCGCCGACCGAGCCGTTCAAGCGCTCGGTGGCCTCCTGCCTGAAGGCGATCGCCAAGACGCCCGAGCTCGACGTCTCCTTCGCCGCCGAGCGGCCCGGCCTTGCGCCGGGCAAGGCGCGGCTGCCCGAGCCGGCGCGCAAGATGACCAAGCGTGACGCGGCGATCGTGCGCGGCCACGCCGATTCCATCGCGCTCAAGATCGCCTGTCACGATGCCAAGCTGCATCGCAAGCTGATGCCGGGCAATCCGCAGGCGCGCGGCGTGTTCGAGGCGGTGGAGCAGGCGCGGGTCGAAGCGATCGGCGCGCGCCGCATGGCGGGCGTTGCGAAAAACCTCACCGCGATGCTCGACGACCATTTCCATCGCGGCAAGTTCGACGAGATCACCGACCGCGCCGACGCTCCCTTGGCCGACGCGCTGGCGATGCTGGTGCGCGAGCGCCTGACCGGCATGGCGCCGCCGACCGCCGCCAAGAAGATGGTCGATCTCTGGCGACCGATTCTTGAAGACAAGATCGGCAAGCGGCTCGACCGGCTCGATAACCTGGTCGAGGACCAGACCCGGTTCGGCGACGCCGTGCACGACCTCTTGACCGCGCTGGAGCTCGGCGACGAGCGCAGCGCCGACAGCGAGGACGACGAGGACAACGACGAGAACCAGGACGGCGACAACGACCAGTCCGGCGCCGAGGGCTCGCCCGATTCCGATGCCGCGCAGGAGATGAGCGCCGACCAGGCGCAGGCGACATCTGAGGAGATGAGCGAGAGCGCGATGGAAAGCGCGCAGGCCTCGACCTCCGACACTTTCGACGACGGCGAGCTCGGCGACGACGAGACGCCGGGAGAGGCGACGCGTCCGAACTCGCACGGCAAGAACGAGCCGCGCGGGCCGGAATATCACGCCTTCGCGCCGAAATTCGACGAGATCATCGCGGCCGAAGATCTCTGCGACCATGACGAGCTGGAGCGCCTGCGCGCCTATCTCGACAAGCAGCTCGCGCATCTGCAGGGCATCGTCGCCCGTCTCGCCAATCGGCTGCAGCGCCGCCTGATGGCGCAGCAGAACCGCGCCTGGGAGTTCGATCTCGAAGAGGGAATCCTCGACCCCGCACGGCTGTCGCGCGTCGTCACCGATCCCTATCATCCGCTGTCCTTCATGCACGAGAAGGAGGCGACGTTCCGCGACACCGTGGTGACGCTGCTGCTCGACAATTCCGGCTCGATGCGGGGACGCCCGATCACGGTCGCCGCCACCTGCGCCGATATTCTCGCGCGCACGCTGGAGCGTTGCGGCGTCAAGGTCGAGATCCTCGGCTTCACCACGCGCGCCTGGAAGGGCGGGCAATCGCGTGAGGCGTGGCTTGCCGCCGGCAAGCCGGCCAATCCCGGCCGCCTCAACGATCTCCGCCACATCATCTACAAGTCGGCGGATGCACCGTGGCGCCGTGCGCGAAAGAATCTCGGGCTGATGATGCGCGAGGGTCTGCTCAAGGAGAACATCGACGGCGAGGCGCTGGACTGGGCGCACAAGCGCCTGCTCGGACGGCCCGAGCAGCGCAAGATCCTGATGATGATCTCGGACGGCGCACCGGTCGACGATTCCACGCTGTCGGTCAATCCCGGCAATTATCTCGAGCGGCATCTGCGCCACATCATCGAGGAGATCGAGACCCGCTCGCCGGTCGAGCTGATCGCGATCGGCATCGGCCACGACGTGACGCGCTATTATCGCCGCGCGGTGACGATCGTGGACGCCGAGGAGCTCGGCGGGGCCATCACCGAGAAGCTCGCCGAACTCTTCAGCGAGACCAACACCGCACCAACCCAGCCGGCCGGTCGCCCGCGACGCAAATTGCATTCGTGA
- a CDS encoding GNAT family N-acetyltransferase: MPTVTVERTIGTTKKAVLAGLGAYNDDQFGKQKVKSIAVSLKDGRKIVGGIVGHLWATVLFIQYFWIDQKQRGKGFGTKLIAAIEDEARQLGAVQAHVDTMSFQAPGFYRSQGYEEFGTLKGYPGGVTRHSFTKSL, from the coding sequence ATGCCAACCGTCACCGTCGAGCGCACCATTGGTACTACCAAGAAGGCTGTGCTCGCCGGGCTCGGCGCCTACAACGACGACCAGTTCGGGAAGCAGAAGGTCAAGAGCATTGCGGTCTCGTTGAAGGACGGTCGCAAGATCGTCGGCGGTATCGTCGGGCATCTCTGGGCCACGGTTCTGTTCATCCAGTATTTCTGGATCGACCAGAAACAGCGCGGCAAGGGCTTTGGCACGAAGCTGATCGCGGCGATCGAAGACGAAGCAAGACAATTGGGCGCGGTCCAGGCCCATGTCGACACGATGAGTTTCCAGGCGCCGGGGTTCTATCGTTCCCAAGGGTACGAGGAGTTCGGCACCCTCAAGGGCTATCCCGGCGGCGTGACGCGCCATTCGTTTACGAAGTCGCTATGA
- the cobS gene encoding cobaltochelatase subunit CobS, whose protein sequence is MTTAALSKVEEVSGQPDMKVSVRQVFGIDSDLEVPAYSEVDPHVPEVDSDYRFDRATTLAILAGFARNRRVMVTGYHGTGKSTHIEQVAARLNWPCVRVNLDSHISRIDLVGKDSIVVRDGKQVTEFRDGILPWALQNNVALVFDEYDAGRPDVMFVIQRVLEVSGRLTLLDQNKVIKPHPAFRLFATANTVGLGDTSGLYHGTQQINQGQMDRWSIVTTLNYLSHDEEVEIVLAKAKHYRTTEGRDIVNKMVRLADLTRNAFANGDLSTVMSPRTVITWAENADIFGDIGFAFRVTFLNKCDELERPLVAEFYQRCFNAELPESAVNVALS, encoded by the coding sequence ATGACGACCGCCGCCCTGTCCAAAGTTGAGGAAGTTTCCGGTCAGCCCGATATGAAGGTGTCGGTGCGCCAGGTGTTCGGGATCGACAGCGATCTCGAGGTCCCCGCCTATTCCGAAGTCGATCCTCATGTGCCCGAAGTCGATTCCGACTACCGCTTCGACCGCGCCACCACGCTCGCCATTCTCGCCGGCTTCGCCCGCAACCGCCGCGTGATGGTGACCGGCTATCACGGCACCGGCAAATCCACCCATATCGAGCAGGTCGCGGCACGCCTGAACTGGCCCTGCGTGCGCGTCAACCTCGACAGCCACATCAGCCGTATCGATCTCGTCGGCAAGGATTCCATCGTGGTCCGCGACGGCAAGCAGGTCACCGAATTCCGCGACGGCATCTTGCCGTGGGCGCTGCAGAACAACGTCGCGCTGGTGTTCGACGAATACGACGCCGGCCGCCCGGACGTGATGTTCGTGATCCAGCGCGTGCTGGAAGTCTCCGGACGCCTGACGCTGCTCGACCAGAACAAGGTGATCAAGCCGCATCCGGCGTTCCGCCTGTTCGCCACCGCCAATACGGTTGGTCTCGGCGACACCTCGGGCCTCTATCACGGCACCCAGCAGATCAACCAGGGCCAGATGGACCGCTGGTCGATCGTCACCACGCTGAACTATCTCAGCCATGACGAGGAAGTGGAGATCGTGCTGGCCAAGGCCAAGCACTATCGCACCACTGAGGGCCGCGACATCGTCAACAAGATGGTGCGCCTTGCCGATCTCACCCGCAACGCCTTCGCCAACGGCGATCTGTCGACGGTGATGAGCCCGCGCACGGTGATCACCTGGGCTGAGAACGCCGACATTTTCGGCGATATCGGATTTGCGTTCCGGGTCACCTTCCTCAACAAATGCGACGAGCTCGAGCGTCCGCTGGTCGCCGAGTTCTACCAGCGCTGCTTCAACGCGGAGCTGCCGGAATCGGCGGTCAACGTGGCGCTCAGCTAG
- a CDS encoding DedA family protein produces the protein MTSFLDPLISFVAAHPWLAYLTLFLAALLEAVPVVGSVIPGSTIILALSALVPGGELALPWVLLAAALGAVLGDGSAYWIGHRRQREILTTWPLTNYPRVVEESESFFHRFGTWAVFFARFVPPIRAFVPVTAGALGMAPAKFYTVNIPAILVWAPAHVLPGMLAVSALHEYAGLHHHGHVGKHIWILTVVAGAIVLGVAVWIYRRRNGSVAEAKPRA, from the coding sequence GTGACATCCTTCCTCGATCCCCTCATCTCCTTTGTCGCGGCCCATCCGTGGCTGGCCTATTTGACCCTGTTCCTGGCGGCGCTGCTCGAAGCCGTGCCGGTGGTGGGATCGGTGATCCCCGGCTCGACCATCATCCTGGCGCTCAGCGCCCTGGTTCCGGGCGGCGAACTGGCGCTGCCATGGGTGCTGCTCGCCGCTGCGCTTGGCGCCGTGCTCGGAGACGGCTCGGCCTATTGGATCGGGCACCGGCGGCAGCGCGAAATCCTCACCACCTGGCCGCTGACCAACTATCCGCGCGTGGTCGAAGAGAGCGAAAGCTTCTTCCACCGTTTCGGCACCTGGGCCGTGTTCTTCGCCCGCTTCGTACCCCCGATCCGCGCCTTCGTGCCTGTTACCGCGGGCGCGCTGGGGATGGCGCCCGCGAAGTTCTACACGGTGAACATCCCGGCGATCCTGGTCTGGGCGCCGGCCCATGTGCTGCCCGGCATGCTAGCCGTGTCGGCCCTGCACGAATATGCCGGGCTGCATCATCACGGGCATGTCGGCAAGCACATCTGGATTTTGACGGTGGTAGCCGGCGCGATCGTGCTGGGCGTGGCGGTGTGGATCTATCGCCGCCGGAATGGCAGCGTCGCGGAAGCGAAGCCGCGGGCGTAG
- a CDS encoding citrate synthase family protein — translation MKNSEGLYLSAREAAAELAISPATLYAYVSRGLIRSEPTPDSRKNRYRAEDVRALKERRVPSPEPRGLRSFDADLPVMDTEISTITEEGAIYRGVNCVDLSETGTLEHASTLLWDVSDVDPFAPDNQPALSEEMRTIGQAARRAAPIDRAIAVLALAASVDPRAFTRAPDGRAMVGGRIVRLLVATMLNAEPSAEPLHRQIANAWAADNKHAPDLIRRALVLLADHELNASTFTARCAASTGLNLYDAVIAGLASLKGPKHGGASVLASQLVKTLIDRDVAPMVRERVALGERFAGFGHGVYKRGDPRAQSLLNALSRAGAPRKFTREVPERIAEATGEFVNIDYALAVLVHALRLPAGSELALFAMARSVGWIAHASEQLQFGKLIRPRARYVGPAPGRRTGAG, via the coding sequence ATGAAAAATTCCGAGGGCCTTTATCTCTCCGCCCGGGAGGCCGCAGCCGAGCTCGCGATCTCGCCGGCCACGCTCTACGCCTATGTCAGCCGCGGCCTGATCCGCTCCGAGCCGACGCCGGATTCGCGGAAGAACCGCTATCGTGCCGAGGACGTCCGCGCACTCAAGGAGCGCCGCGTGCCGTCCCCGGAGCCGCGGGGCCTACGCAGCTTCGACGCCGATCTGCCTGTCATGGACACCGAGATCTCGACCATCACCGAGGAGGGCGCGATCTATCGCGGGGTCAATTGCGTCGATCTTTCCGAGACCGGCACGCTGGAGCACGCGTCGACGCTGCTTTGGGATGTCTCCGACGTCGATCCTTTTGCTCCGGACAATCAGCCCGCGCTCTCGGAGGAGATGCGCACGATCGGGCAGGCCGCGCGCCGGGCCGCGCCGATCGACCGCGCCATTGCCGTGCTGGCACTGGCCGCAAGCGTCGATCCCCGCGCGTTCACGCGTGCGCCCGATGGTCGCGCGATGGTCGGCGGACGGATCGTTCGGCTGCTGGTCGCGACCATGCTCAATGCCGAGCCCTCGGCTGAGCCGTTGCATCGGCAGATCGCAAACGCCTGGGCGGCCGACAACAAGCATGCGCCCGACCTGATCCGCCGCGCTCTGGTGCTGCTGGCCGATCATGAGTTGAATGCCTCCACGTTCACCGCGCGCTGCGCGGCCTCGACCGGCCTCAATCTCTACGATGCTGTCATCGCCGGTCTCGCCTCATTGAAGGGGCCCAAGCACGGCGGCGCCAGCGTGCTGGCCTCGCAGCTCGTCAAGACTCTGATTGATCGCGACGTCGCCCCGATGGTGCGCGAGCGTGTCGCGCTCGGCGAGCGTTTTGCCGGCTTCGGCCATGGCGTCTACAAGCGCGGCGATCCCCGCGCGCAATCGCTGCTCAATGCCTTGTCGCGCGCCGGCGCACCGCGAAAGTTCACGCGCGAGGTGCCGGAGCGCATCGCGGAAGCAACCGGCGAATTCGTCAACATCGACTATGCGCTCGCCGTGCTCGTCCACGCGCTGCGCCTGCCCGCCGGCAGCGAGCTAGCTCTGTTCGCAATGGCCCGCAGCGTCGGCTGGATCGCGCATGCGAGTGAGCAATTGCAGTTCGGGAAGTTGATACGCCCAAGGGCAAGGTATGTGGGGCCGGCGCCGGGGCGAAGGACGGGGGCTGGTTAG
- a CDS encoding citrate synthase/methylcitrate synthase, producing the protein MNIHLTKSQIGLDGVPAAETVLSHVDGERGELIIAGEHVGRLASQSSFEGVTARLWNGAGKTGLSEANVRASLGAARERAFARLPDLLPATRGMGIVDGFRAAVAGLRAENGLEHEATIVGAFPVIAGALVRRAKGLEPVAPDPNASHAADTLQMLRGAAPEPREVAALDAYFVTVCDHGMNASTFTTRVVASTQADLFAAVTAGYCALTGPLHGGAPEPVLEMLDAIGSSDRIKPWVDAALARGERLMGFGHRVYRVRDPRADVLKTAIERLSADGADLPFAGEVEAYIRGALRKKNPERPLETNVEFFTAILLDALAIPRQAFTPVFAMARAAGWTAHAREQQRTGRLIRPSSSYVGAMPEA; encoded by the coding sequence ATGAACATCCACCTCACCAAAAGCCAGATCGGGCTGGACGGCGTTCCCGCGGCCGAAACCGTGCTGAGCCATGTCGACGGCGAGCGCGGCGAGCTCATCATTGCCGGCGAGCATGTGGGCCGGCTGGCGAGCCAGTCGAGCTTCGAGGGCGTCACCGCCCGGCTCTGGAACGGCGCCGGCAAGACCGGCTTGAGCGAAGCCAACGTGCGGGCAAGCTTGGGCGCGGCCCGCGAGCGCGCCTTCGCGCGCCTGCCCGACCTGCTGCCGGCGACGCGCGGCATGGGCATCGTCGACGGGTTTCGCGCGGCGGTCGCGGGGCTTCGCGCGGAGAACGGGCTGGAGCATGAGGCGACGATCGTCGGCGCGTTTCCGGTGATCGCGGGCGCGCTGGTCCGGCGCGCCAAGGGCCTGGAGCCAGTCGCACCCGATCCGAATGCGAGCCATGCCGCCGACACGCTGCAGATGTTGCGTGGCGCCGCGCCGGAGCCGCGCGAGGTCGCGGCGCTCGATGCCTATTTCGTTACGGTCTGCGATCACGGCATGAACGCCTCGACCTTCACCACGCGCGTGGTGGCCTCGACGCAAGCCGATCTGTTTGCCGCCGTCACCGCCGGCTATTGCGCACTGACCGGCCCGCTGCATGGCGGCGCGCCGGAGCCGGTGCTGGAGATGCTAGATGCGATCGGCTCGAGCGATCGGATCAAGCCATGGGTGGACGCGGCACTGGCCCGCGGCGAGCGGCTGATGGGCTTTGGCCATCGCGTCTATCGCGTGCGCGACCCGCGCGCCGACGTGCTCAAGACCGCGATCGAGCGGCTTTCAGCAGACGGCGCCGACCTGCCCTTTGCCGGCGAGGTCGAAGCCTATATCCGCGGCGCGCTGCGCAAGAAGAATCCGGAACGCCCGCTGGAGACCAATGTCGAGTTCTTCACGGCGATCCTGCTCGACGCGCTGGCGATCCCACGCCAGGCGTTCACGCCGGTCTTCGCGATGGCGCGCGCCGCGGGATGGACCGCGCATGCGCGCGAGCAGCAGCGCACGGGACGATTGATCCGCCCGAGTTCGTCCTATGTGGGGGCGATGCCGGAGGCGTGA